GAGAAACTAAATATCGGAATAAGATGAGAATTTATCCATTAGAAAAAAGTCTAAATTTAACTATTGACGACATCGCAGCGGATAAATCAATATCGCATAGATGCGCGATCTTTTCACTTTTAAGCGACAAACCATCTCACATTAGAAACTATCTAAGGGCTGGCGATACACTAAATACATTAAAGATAGTCGAGCTTTTAGGTGCAAAAGTTGAGGACAATGGTTTCGAAATAACGATCACACCGCCGCAAAAGATAAAAGAGCCAAATGAAATTTTAGAGTGTGGCAACTCTGGTACGGCAATGAGGCTTTTTATGGGACTATTAGCCGCACAGGATGGCTTTTTCGTACTAAGTGGTGATAGATATTTAAACTCACGTCCAATGGCTAGAATAGCAAAACCTCTAAACGATATGGGTGCAAAGATAGATGGTGCAAACAACGCAAACAACGCCCCGCTTTGCATAAGAGGGACAAAATTTGAAAGATTTAGTTTTGATAGCAAGATTGCCTCAGCTCAGGTAAAAAGTGCCCTTTTGCTAGCAGCTCTTTACTCAAATGGCTGCAAATTTAGTGAGCCAGAGCTAAGCAGAGATCATACTGAGCGTATGCTAGCTGGCATGGGAGCTGATATAAAGCGTGACGACCTAGAGATCACTTTAGAGCCGATGAAAGCTCCACTTGCGCCACTTGATATAGACGTGCCAAATGATCCAAGTTCTGCATTTTTCTTTGCGGTCGCAGCACTTATCATTCCGGGCTCACACATTATTTTAAAAAATATTTTGCTAAATAAAACTCGTATCGAAGCTTATAAAATTCTAGAAGAAATGGGAGCTGAGATAAAATTTCACAAAACCTCAAGCAAATACGAAGATATCGGTGATATCGAGGTTAGATACTCGCCAAATTTAAAAGGCGTAGAGGTTAGTGAAAATATCTCGTGGCTCATCGACGAAGCTCCAGCTTTAGCCATCGCATTTGCCTGCGCTAAAGGTCAAAGCAAGCTAACAAATGCCAAAGAGCTTCGTGTAAAAGAGAGCGATAGGATAGCCGTCACGATAAATGCGTTAAAGCAGTGCGGCGTTGATGCTAGCGAGCTTGAAGATGGCTTTATCATAAATGGCTCTGAGGCTAAATTTGCCATGATCGATAGTCACGGGGATCATAGGATTGCGATGAGCTTTGCTATACTTGGACTAAAGTGCGGCATGCAGATAGAAAAGAGCGAATTTATCGCCACTTCGTTTCCAAATTTTGCTGAAATTTTAAAGAAAATGGGAGCTAGAGTTGAAGATTGAGCTTGCTAGTAGTTATGGATTTTGCTTTGGTGTAAAAAGGGCGATAAAGATTGCTGAAAATGCAGGAGATGCTGCGACCATTGGGCCACTCATCCATAATAACGAAGAAATAAACAGGCTTGAGAAAAATTACAATGTAAAAACACTTGAGGGTATAGACGAGCTAAAGGATGAGAAAAAGGCGATCATTCGCACTCATGGCATCACTAAAAACGACCTCGCAGAGCTAAAAAAGACAGATATAAAAGTGATCGACGCAACTTGTCCGTTTGTGACAAAGCCACAGCAAATTTGTGAAAAAATGAGTGAAGAGGGCTACGATGTGGTGATCTATGGCGACATGCATCACCCTGAGGTAAAAGGCGTGAAGTCATACGCCAAGGGTAACGTCTATGTCGTGCTTGAAGAGAGCGAGCTAGAGGGCATTAAATTTAAGCAAAAGGTCGCACTTGTTAGTCAAACGACTAGAAAAGTCGAGAAATTTATGCAAATCGCAAACTACCTTATGCTTCACGTAAAAGAGGTACGCGTTTTTAACACCATCTGCAACGCAACATTTGAAAACCAAGAGGCTGCTAAAAATTTGGCAAAAAGAGCCGATGTGATGATAATAATCGGTGGAAAAAATAGCTCAAATACAAAACAACTCTACCTAATATCTAAAAATTTCTGCGAAGATAGCTATCTGATAGAAAGCGAAGAAGAGCTTGAAAAATCATGGTTTGATGGCAAAAATTTGTGTGGCATAAGTGCTGGTGCAAGTACGCCTGACTGGATCATACAAAAAGTCGTTGACAGAATCAAAAAAGTATAAAATTTATCCTAGCTAAAGCCACAATTAACTATAATAAGCCAATTTGCCTCTACTGGCATAATAAAATTTAAAGGATCAAGATGGCTGTGAACAAAAGTGTTCAATTAGGAAAAGCAAAAGACGAAGATATCGAAGATATCGATTTTGCTGCGATGTTAGAGGAGTCTTTTAAAAAGACTGAAGAAGATAGTGACGCAAAGATCGTCAGTATCAATGGCGATGAGGTTTTAATCGACGTTGGCAAGAAGTCAGAGGGCATTTTAAATGTTTCTGAGATCACTGATGCAAACGGCAACCTAACACATAAAGTTGGCGATACGATCAAAGTTGTAATAACTGGATCAAGAAATGGAAGACCTATAGTGTCGCACAAAAAAGCACTTAGAAAAGAGAAAGTTAAAGCTTTCATCGAAGCTTACGATCCTGAAAATTCTGGCGAAATCGACGTAAAAGTAGTTGGAAAAAATAAAGGTGGCTTTATAACTCAAGATGTAAATGGGGTGGAATTTTTCTTACCAAAAACTCACAGTGGCTTTAAAAACGCTGAAGGCATAATTGGTAAAACATATAAAGTAAGAGTTATAAAAATTGATAAAGAGGAAAATAGCATAGTTGTCTCTAGAAAGAAAATTTTAGATGACGACCGCAAAAAGCGTAAAGAAGCTCTATCAAGCATAGTAGAAAATGATAGCGTTATAGAGGGCACAGTTAAAAAAATCACAACTTATGGTATGTTTGTTGATGTTGGCGGTGTCGATGGGCTTGTGCATTACAGTGAGATAAGTTATAAAGGTCCAGTAAATCCTAGCTCACTATATAAAGAAGGCGATAAAGTTTTAGTTAAAGTTATCAGCTATGACAACGAAAAACGCCACTTGTCTTTATCTATCAAGGCAGCTACTCCAGATCCTTGGGAAGAGATCATAAATGATGGGCTAGAAGTTGGTGACACTATCAAAGTTACAGTTAGCAATATCGAGCCTTATGGTGCATTTGTTGATCTTGGAAATGATATTGAAGGATTTTTACATATATCTGAAATTTCATGGGACAAAAATATAAAAAATCCAAAAGACCATATCAATGAAGGTCAAGAGATCGATGTTGAGGTTATTGAGATAGATGCAAAAGGACACCGCCTAAGAGTAAGCCTTAAAAATTTACTTCCAAAGCCATTTGATGAGTTTAAGGCAAAACACAAAGAAGGTGACGTAGTAAAAGGCGTTGTGACAACTATCACAAATTTTGGTGCATTTGTTAGAGTAGGCTGCGTTGAAGGTTTGTTGCATAACGAAGACGCATCTTGGGATAGAAACGATAAATGCAAAGATATGTTTAAAGCTGGTGACGAGCTTGAAGTAAAAATCATCAAAATCGATAGCGCTGAACAAAAAGTTTCACTCAGCCTAAAAGATCTAAAACAAAGTCCAGTTCAAGCATTTGCTGATAAATTTAATGTAGGCGATATCGTAAAAGGAACAATTCGCGATATTAAAGACTTTGGCGTGTTTGTAGAGCTTGGTGATAACGTTGATGCGCTGATCCGTAAAGAAGATCTAGGTAGTGTAGACGTTAGTATACTTAAGATCGGTGATGAGATCGAAGCAGCTATCGCATTTATCGATGAGAAGAAAAATAGAATTCGCCTTAGCATACGCCGTTTAGCAAAACAAAAAGAGCGTGAAGTGTTAAATGAGATCAATGATAACGATGATAAAGTAACACTTGGCGATATTATAAAAGAACAATTACTTTAGTTTAAATGGGCAGACGCGTACTTTTATTAGTAGTTGTCCTGCTATTTGTAATATTGGGTTTGGTTGGAATTTCTCTTGTTAAATTTGCAAGTGTAAATTTCAGCCAAATACATGAAGAAAATATCACAAATGAGCAAAATTTAACCAAAAGCACGACCAGCAATATTAACTGGATGAGTGAGCTAGCAACTATTAGAAAAAGAGATTATGTGCTGCCTGTAAATGAAATTTTTATAGAATACAACCGACCCAAAATAGAAAAACCAAAGATTACTGCATATGAGCTTTTGATAGATAAAAATGATATCTATTCAATGTTTTGTTTGATGCAGACTTTAAGAAAAAGCGAGGTCGATTTTACTGTTGTAAAAGATGGTGCAAAAAGCCAGATATTTTTAAATACTCAAGACTCTAAACTTCTACAAAATATCATTTTAGAACTAAGAGTTTATGATATCCACTCAAGTGTGAGAGAGGTAAAATTATGAAAACTATCATTGTTTGCGATGCAATACATCCAGTAGGTTTTGAACTTTTAAAAAAAGAGCAAGATATAAACGTAATAGACGCAGTTAATACTCCCAAAGATGAACTTTTAAAAATTTTAGGCGAGGCTGATGTTGCTATAACAAGAAGCTCAACTGAAGTAAACGAGGCCTTTTTAAACGCTGGTAAAAAACTAAAAGCTATCGTTAGAGCTGGTGTTGGTGTAGATAATGTCGATATAGAAGGATGCTCAAGGCGTGGCATAATAGCTATGAACGTTCCAACTGCAAACACTATTGCTGCAGTTGAGCTAACAATGGCTCATATGCTAGCTTCAGCTAGATCTCTTGAATACGCTCATAATGATCTAAAGCTAGATAGAATCTGGAAGCGTGAGAAGTGGTATGGGGTTGAGCTTTTTAAGAAAAAGCTTGGTGTGAT
The sequence above is drawn from the Campylobacter concisus genome and encodes:
- a CDS encoding 30S ribosomal protein S1 — its product is MAVNKSVQLGKAKDEDIEDIDFAAMLEESFKKTEEDSDAKIVSINGDEVLIDVGKKSEGILNVSEITDANGNLTHKVGDTIKVVITGSRNGRPIVSHKKALRKEKVKAFIEAYDPENSGEIDVKVVGKNKGGFITQDVNGVEFFLPKTHSGFKNAEGIIGKTYKVRVIKIDKEENSIVVSRKKILDDDRKKRKEALSSIVENDSVIEGTVKKITTYGMFVDVGGVDGLVHYSEISYKGPVNPSSLYKEGDKVLVKVISYDNEKRHLSLSIKAATPDPWEEIINDGLEVGDTIKVTVSNIEPYGAFVDLGNDIEGFLHISEISWDKNIKNPKDHINEGQEIDVEVIEIDAKGHRLRVSLKNLLPKPFDEFKAKHKEGDVVKGVVTTITNFGAFVRVGCVEGLLHNEDASWDRNDKCKDMFKAGDELEVKIIKIDSAEQKVSLSLKDLKQSPVQAFADKFNVGDIVKGTIRDIKDFGVFVELGDNVDALIRKEDLGSVDVSILKIGDEIEAAIAFIDEKKNRIRLSIRRLAKQKEREVLNEINDNDDKVTLGDIIKEQLL
- a CDS encoding 4-hydroxy-3-methylbut-2-enyl diphosphate reductase — protein: MKIELASSYGFCFGVKRAIKIAENAGDAATIGPLIHNNEEINRLEKNYNVKTLEGIDELKDEKKAIIRTHGITKNDLAELKKTDIKVIDATCPFVTKPQQICEKMSEEGYDVVIYGDMHHPEVKGVKSYAKGNVYVVLEESELEGIKFKQKVALVSQTTRKVEKFMQIANYLMLHVKEVRVFNTICNATFENQEAAKNLAKRADVMIIIGGKNSSNTKQLYLISKNFCEDSYLIESEEELEKSWFDGKNLCGISAGASTPDWIIQKVVDRIKKV
- the aroA gene encoding 3-phosphoshikimate 1-carboxyvinyltransferase — encoded protein: MRIYPLEKSLNLTIDDIAADKSISHRCAIFSLLSDKPSHIRNYLRAGDTLNTLKIVELLGAKVEDNGFEITITPPQKIKEPNEILECGNSGTAMRLFMGLLAAQDGFFVLSGDRYLNSRPMARIAKPLNDMGAKIDGANNANNAPLCIRGTKFERFSFDSKIASAQVKSALLLAALYSNGCKFSEPELSRDHTERMLAGMGADIKRDDLEITLEPMKAPLAPLDIDVPNDPSSAFFFAVAALIIPGSHIILKNILLNKTRIEAYKILEEMGAEIKFHKTSSKYEDIGDIEVRYSPNLKGVEVSENISWLIDEAPALAIAFACAKGQSKLTNAKELRVKESDRIAVTINALKQCGVDASELEDGFIINGSEAKFAMIDSHGDHRIAMSFAILGLKCGMQIEKSEFIATSFPNFAEILKKMGARVED